Genomic DNA from Halomonas sp. BDJS001:
TCGGCCGTGCTTTTCGAGCATTTGCGTACGGGTTTCGTGTCCGATTACCGCCTGGAAATCACGCACCATCGCGGGGTACGGGTGTGGCCCCGCTACGGTGCCAATGATGTAGAAGGTGTCGTCGACATTCGTTACCCAGTCGCGCAACGCTTCGTTCATGGCATCTTTTAGCGTGCCTGTGCCCGAGGTAACGGGGATGACTTCCGCGCCCAGCAGCTTCATGCGGAATACGTTGGGCTGCTGGCGTTCGATGTCGGTTGCGCCCATATAGATGACACAGGGCAAACCAAAGCGCGCCGCAACGGTAGCGGTGGCAACGCCGTGCATGCCCGCACCGGTTTCCGCGATGATGCGCTTCTTGCCCATCTGTTTGGCCAGCAACACCTGACCGATGCAGTTGTTGATCTTGTGCGCGCCGGTGTGATTCAGCTCTTCGCGTTTGAGATAAATGCTCGCCCCGCCAAAGTGCTCGGTCAGCCGTTCGGCGAAGTAGAGCGGGCTTGGCCGCCCCACGTAGTCACCCTGGAAGTAGGCCAGCTGGCGCTGGAATTCGGAATCGTTCTTGGCGGTGGTGTATTCGTCTTGCAGCTCTAGAATCAGTGGCATTAGCGTTTCGGCGACAAAGCGGCCGCCGAAGCTGCCGAATAGCCCGTTGGCATCGGGCAGGCTCTGGGATACGTCTACAGGTTGATTCATCACGACCTCTGAATGCGTTATCAAACAATGTAGTGAAAGTAGCGCAAGCAGGTGGGGATAAAAATCGATAAGATGTCAGCAACATGTGAGCTTAAGTCAACTATCAGCAGGATGTCTCATGCAACACAGCATGCCGCCGCTTAGCGCTCTGCGCGCCTTTGAAGCCACTGCCCGTTTGGGTAGCGTGACCGCCGCTGCCGATGAACTAAGCGTGACTCACGGTGCTGTTAGCCGCCAGCTAAAGAGCTTGGATGACCATTTTGGCGTGGCGCTTTTTACCAAAGCGGGCCGTGGCATTGTGCTGACACCACACGGCGAGCGGCTGCAGAGTGGTGTGGGTGAAGCGTTCTCACGCTTGAAGGATAGTTGTGCAGCGCTCAAGCGTGACGTGGAAGAGGCGCCCTTCACCCTGGCCTGCCCTGGCAGCCTGCTGGCGCGCTGGCTGATTCCCCGTCTGGATCGCCTGCACCGCGAGCTGCCCCAGCTGAAATTGCAGGTAGTGGTGAGTGAAAGCGAGCAGCCGGGCACGCAAACGGATGCCAGCGCCACCCTGGCATTTGCCGAGCCACCCTGGCCCACAGGTGTTGAGGTATTCGAGCTGATGGAAGAGCAGATATGTGCGGTG
This window encodes:
- a CDS encoding LysR family transcriptional regulator, which translates into the protein MQHSMPPLSALRAFEATARLGSVTAAADELSVTHGAVSRQLKSLDDHFGVALFTKAGRGIVLTPHGERLQSGVGEAFSRLKDSCAALKRDVEEAPFTLACPGSLLARWLIPRLDRLHRELPQLKLQVVVSESEQPGTQTDASATLAFAEPPWPTGVEVFELMEEQICAVASPQLAAQCDATKPESLLANKLLYTSSRPQAWPQWATAKGLELAQLEATLSRGQGFDHLYYLMEAAVAGLGIAIAPRLLVEDDLRSGRLIAPWGSIETPARLCLWLPSQADLLTHPRRSEPLAEWLKRELGADRC
- the trpB gene encoding tryptophan synthase subunit beta, with the translated sequence MNQPVDVSQSLPDANGLFGSFGGRFVAETLMPLILELQDEYTTAKNDSEFQRQLAYFQGDYVGRPSPLYFAERLTEHFGGASIYLKREELNHTGAHKINNCIGQVLLAKQMGKKRIIAETGAGMHGVATATVAARFGLPCVIYMGATDIERQQPNVFRMKLLGAEVIPVTSGTGTLKDAMNEALRDWVTNVDDTFYIIGTVAGPHPYPAMVRDFQAVIGHETRTQMLEKHGRLPDSLVACIGGGSNAMGLFHPFLNDLDVKMIGVEAGGKGVKSGLHAASLNGGTPGVLHGNRTYLLQNEDGQIIDAHSISAGLDYPGIGPEHAWLHEQRRVEYVSATDDEALEAFQVCCRQEGIIPALETAHALAEVAKRAPSLPREHLMVVNLSGRGDKDMTSVAHHLGDKFGVKNV